The Planctomycetota bacterium DNA segment GCACGCGCTGGACGAGCACGTTGCAGCCCACCCACGCCCCCTCGTTCCACGACAGGGCGAGCGTGCCGCTGCCGAGCGGAGCCAGCAGGCCGTCGCGAAGCTTGATGCCGGCCTTTTGCTCGAGGGCGGCTAGCCCCTGGCGTCCGTCCGCGGCGGCCTGCGCGTCCACGCGGGCGATCATCGCCCAGATCTCGTCCCAGAGCCACGTGAAGTCCGACGATGCAAGCCAGAAGAGCGTGGCTTCGCGCGGCACCATCTTGAGCAGGGCGGGGTCGAACGGGGGCGCCTCGGCCAGGCCTTTGAGCAGGCCCGGCTGCTTTGCGGCGTCGGGCATGTCGAGGGCGAAGCTCGTCACCAGCCGCTTGTCGCGGGGCACAAAGGCCAGTTCCGCCGCATTCACGGCGTTGAGGCCGAGCGCGCCGAGCACGCGCCTCGCCTCGGCGTCCATCTGCGCGCCAAAGGCCTTGAGCATGACCTGGTGGTCGTAGCGCACGCGCAGCGCCGCCCGCTCGCCGCCGGCGGGTCCAGGGGCCTTCGGGGCGGCGGGGTCGAGCGCCTTGCGCAACAGCTCCTCGCCGTCGCAGGCGACGAGGAAAGGTCCGTCGAAGACGAATGCGTTCGGCTGCCCCTTCCTGTCCACGTAGCACGTGGCCTGGAGCGCCCCGATCGCCACCTGGCGCGCCGTGTCGGGCTTGGCCTTGGCCAGCACCTGCTTGAGGAACTCCTCGGCCTGGCGGCGCGTGGCGGCCTCCCCTGTGCCCACGTTGGCGACGAGCGCAATGTCGGGTTCGTCGCGCCCCGCGCGCGGCGCCAGGAGGGCCAGGGCGCACTCGCACCCCGACAGCCACCGCACGAGCAGTTCGGGATCGGCCTCGTCGTTCCTCCGCATCTCTTCGAGAATCTTGTCGTAAAGCGGCTTGAGCTTCTCAAGAGCGGCCTTTACCTCAGGCTCCTGGAAGAAGGCATGGAGCGGCGTCTCGCGCACGCCCGGGTGCGTGCCGTCGTAGTGAATCACGAGCCAGGCCTCGGCCGGCAGGTAGCTCGTGAGGTCCCGTTCGGCCCCGAACGCCGCGCCTAGCCCCAGCAGCAACACGAGCGACCTGACACACAGGCGGCCTGGCTTCATCGGTGGGCCTCGCAGTCGGGGAATGGGGCATCGGAATGTTACACAGGGATTCTACCGCGTGGCCCCTGGCGCGTCAATCCCGCAGCGGATATAATCCCCCTTGGCCATAGTGCGGGCGTTGTCGCCTCCACTCGTAGTGCCGGCTTCAGCCCGTATCCGTCGAATGCCAGAACGAAGCCAGATACGGCCTGAAGGCCGCACTACGAACCAGGAACCGCATTCAGGGGAAAGCCATGGACCCTCAGACGCTCGACCTGCTCAAGGAACTCACCGAGGCGCCCGGCCTGCCGGGCCACGAGGAGGCGGTCCGCCAGATCGTCGCCCGCCGCGTTGAGGGCCTCGCCGACGTGAGCTACGACCGCATGGGCAACATCGTGTGCAAGAAAACGGGCGACCCCGCCGGCCCGCGCGTGATGCTGCCCGGCCACATGGACGAGATCGGCTTCGTCGTCAGCGGCATCACCGACGAAGGCTACCTGCGCTTCTCCGCCCTCGGCGGCTGGTGGGACCACGTGATCCTCGCCCAGCGCGTCACCGTCCACTCCTCCAAAGGCGCCTACCCCGGCATCATCGGCTCCAAGGCCCCCCACGTGCTCACCCCGGAGGAACGGCAGAAATTCGTCAAGCGGGAAGACATGTTCGTGGACGTCGGGGCGAAGGACAAGAAGGACGCGACGAAGAAGCTCGGCATCCGTGTGGGCGATCCGGTGGTGCCCATCTGCCCCTTCGGCACGATGCATAACAAGAAACTCCTCCTCGGCAAGGCATTCGATGACCGCGTGGGCGTCGCCATGTTCATTGACACCCTCCGCAAGCTCGTGGGCGCGAAGCACCCCAACACCGTCTACGGCGTGGGCACGGTTCAGGAGGAGGTGGGCACGCGCGGCGCGCAGACCGCCGCCCACGCCGTCGAGCCCGACGTGTGCCTCGTCATGGAGGTCGGCATCGCCAGCGACACCCCCGGCTTCCCCAAGGAGGACAAGGAGAAGGGCACGCTCGGCAAGGGGCCCCAGATTTGCTTCCTCGATGGCGGCATGATCCCCAACCTCAAGCTCCGCGACTTCCTGGTGGACCTGGCCGAGGAGAAGAAGATTCCCTACCAGATCTCCATGCTCAGCGGCGGCGCGACGGACGGGCGGCCAATCCACATCCACGGCCTCGGCGTGCCCACCGTCTACATCGGCCTGGCCACCCGCTACATCCACAGCCCCGCCGGCGTCCTTCACAGCGACGACTACGACAACGCCGTCCGCTTGATCGTCGAGGCCGTCAAGCGCCTCGATGCCAAGACCGTGCGGACGTTCTATCCCTAAGCCAGCCCCGAGAACGGCACGGTGTTGGGGATGGGTGTTCGGTGTGGGGGGCGAGACGAAGACGCATCTCGTCCCTACGCTCTGCGTGGGGACGGTCCGCCGACCGCTCCGCGGTCACCGGCATGGACGCGGAATGTCCCATTCACCGCCCCATGCGGGCGCCGGGGCCAGGAGGCGAGGGGCTCGAGGACGGGAACGAGGCCGGGAGGCATCAGGTATCCCTCGCCTGCGC contains these protein-coding regions:
- a CDS encoding M42 family metallopeptidase, whose product is MDPQTLDLLKELTEAPGLPGHEEAVRQIVARRVEGLADVSYDRMGNIVCKKTGDPAGPRVMLPGHMDEIGFVVSGITDEGYLRFSALGGWWDHVILAQRVTVHSSKGAYPGIIGSKAPHVLTPEERQKFVKREDMFVDVGAKDKKDATKKLGIRVGDPVVPICPFGTMHNKKLLLGKAFDDRVGVAMFIDTLRKLVGAKHPNTVYGVGTVQEEVGTRGAQTAAHAVEPDVCLVMEVGIASDTPGFPKEDKEKGTLGKGPQICFLDGGMIPNLKLRDFLVDLAEEKKIPYQISMLSGGATDGRPIHIHGLGVPTVYIGLATRYIHSPAGVLHSDDYDNAVRLIVEAVKRLDAKTVRTFYP